The following are encoded together in the Oreochromis aureus strain Israel breed Guangdong linkage group 18, ZZ_aureus, whole genome shotgun sequence genome:
- the LOC120434568 gene encoding complement factor H-like, producing the protein MTYQGASSSTFDSNNRDNSLIPINIQSCGARPNIENAVIVEEGPMYLKYQCNGFYKLAGPDTVNCYSDGSWSALPTCEGAVCVVDPLKEDGWLVITKPEYIQEGQEKYFSCIARRTYIYIRCNNRRLSVTRCCTKYEYRHNDDCRRYREPFGLIF; encoded by the exons ATGACATATCAGGGAG CATCTTCTAGCACCTTTGACTCAAATAACAGAGACAACAGTCTTATACCAATAAACA ttCAGTCGTGTGGAGCCCGGCCAAACATCGAAAATGCTGTAATTGTGGAAGAAGGTCCAATGTATTTGAAATACCAGTGCAATGGCTTTTACAAACTAGCTGGTCCAGACACCGTGAATTGTTACAGTGATGGTAGCTGGTCTGCACTACCTACTTGTGAAG GAGCCGTCTGTGTGGTGGATCCTCTTAAAGAAGATGGTTGGCTTGTAATAACTAAACCTGAATACATCCAAGAAGgacaagaaaaatatttttcttgtaTTGCAAGACGGACATATATCTATATTCGGTGCAATAACAGAAGACTGTCTGTGACCAGAT GTTGTACTAAATATGAATATCGTCATAAT GATGATTGCAGAAGATACAGAGAACCGTTCGGACTAATTTTCTGA